The following are encoded together in the Pontibacter liquoris genome:
- a CDS encoding S8 family serine peptidase, protein MRRSGLWLAALSMAVATTAFAQQSTSPIRANARALEQIAGKAATDYKASHARALELAKKNGWVIERTYANGTHVALQRVNAKGLPVYYITYNNTTSATTTRTDQLWKGGALDLNLSGTGAAVANKMAIWDGGRVRETHQELRGRVEQKDKATTVNDHATHVAGTMIASGVNAVAKGMAYEYKNLQAYDFNGDIAEMAEAAKTLLISNHSYGTIAGWHYNPDRKGTAEDPYWEWWGDADISSTEDYNFGYYNADAAQWDKIAYNAPYYLIVKSVGNNRGETGPAVGEPYFQRTGSGKFSLVKSRPTTISNNDSYDGISTYGTAKNTLAVGAINPISEGYTKPSDAVLSGFSSYGPTDDGRIKPDVVGDGVNVLSSSGDGDRLYESLSGTSMAAPNVSGTLLLLQEHYANLHNGEVMRAATLKGLVIHTAEEAGATAGPDYKYGWGLLNAARAARMISNSKGTNLIAEKSLEQGQTYTLKVIASGAGPLVVTISWTDPEAVNVQEGSTALNNRAVRLVNDLDVRVSKGTTTYRPWTLNPTNPDAAATPGDNKLDNVEQVYLGNAVPGETYTITVTHKGTLSKGPQAYALLISGIGGTAACASAATSGDGTRINKVTVGGETVTMAAGSTTYQDLTSHAFGFEPGQSKTIAVELGTTSTDASKVVKVFIDWNGDGDFDDSGEQAAASGVLTGNATFTASLTAPANLPEGDKVRMRLVAQETTDASAVNACGSYARGETQDYLLHFEHPQKDIGVISVTPTGASLCASAAQTVAVTLKNYGTGIQKNIPVTISVRSNGTELKQMSGTYTGSLAPNTRAEFILDGSFITEPGATYELVALSGLQGDAVENNNRSLRSFTIAQAATPPQATAYRCGTESNYTLTGSGDGGIFWYNSATATTPIAAGNQVKLTGTAASNTLFASLNDFSAQIGPATKSVLGDGGYNQFSPDVLISTKAPMQLESARLYIGHGGKITFTAINADGVPVSSRTLAVTPTRTTPGAGVQPNDPNDKGEIYYLGLVLPEAGDYNIAIAYEDSATIFRNYPAKNGYPFGVANIVSITGNTATTTSQSYYYYFYDLKVSAVGCKSERVAVPLQVGKPLDMPVVTREGAMLRSSAPDGNQWFLEGRPIAGATGQQFTPTESGYYTVLVQKEGCISDVSKAYSFIYKPDVRELGTELVVSPNPGTGRFRIELETTRPEDVTFEVADMLGNRIYTGKITQRNGQFEGFVDLSKRASGVYVLRVQHGGKTESRKLVVQH, encoded by the coding sequence ATGAGAAGATCGGGCCTTTGGTTAGCTGCTTTGTCTATGGCAGTGGCTACTACGGCGTTTGCGCAGCAAAGCACCTCTCCTATCCGTGCCAATGCACGCGCACTGGAGCAAATAGCAGGCAAAGCAGCAACAGATTACAAGGCCAGCCATGCCCGCGCCCTGGAATTGGCCAAAAAGAACGGGTGGGTAATAGAGCGCACCTATGCCAACGGCACCCATGTGGCCTTGCAGCGGGTAAATGCCAAGGGCCTGCCGGTCTATTACATTACCTATAACAATACCACGTCGGCTACGACCACCCGCACAGACCAGCTCTGGAAAGGCGGCGCACTTGACCTGAACCTGAGTGGCACCGGTGCCGCAGTGGCCAACAAAATGGCCATCTGGGACGGCGGCCGCGTACGGGAAACACACCAGGAGTTGCGGGGCCGCGTGGAGCAGAAAGACAAGGCAACCACCGTTAACGACCATGCCACGCACGTAGCCGGCACCATGATTGCCAGCGGCGTGAACGCCGTTGCCAAAGGCATGGCCTACGAGTATAAGAACCTGCAGGCGTATGACTTTAACGGCGACATAGCCGAGATGGCAGAGGCCGCCAAAACCCTGCTCATTTCCAATCACTCCTACGGCACCATTGCCGGCTGGCATTATAACCCCGATCGCAAAGGCACTGCCGAAGACCCTTACTGGGAGTGGTGGGGAGATGCCGATATCAGCAGCACCGAAGATTACAATTTCGGCTATTACAATGCGGACGCGGCGCAGTGGGACAAGATCGCCTACAATGCACCTTATTACCTGATCGTGAAATCGGTCGGAAACAACCGGGGCGAAACCGGGCCGGCCGTAGGCGAGCCATACTTCCAGCGCACCGGCAGCGGCAAGTTCTCGCTGGTAAAATCCCGCCCCACCACCATCAGCAACAACGACAGCTACGACGGCATCTCCACCTATGGCACGGCAAAGAATACCCTGGCCGTGGGCGCCATCAACCCGATCTCCGAAGGCTATACCAAGCCTTCGGATGCAGTACTTTCAGGGTTCAGCAGCTACGGACCAACCGACGATGGCCGCATTAAGCCCGACGTGGTGGGTGATGGCGTGAACGTGCTTTCCTCGTCCGGCGACGGCGACCGCCTGTATGAAAGCCTGAGCGGCACCTCGATGGCTGCTCCCAATGTATCGGGCACCCTGCTGCTGCTGCAGGAGCACTATGCCAACCTGCACAACGGTGAGGTAATGCGCGCCGCTACCCTGAAAGGCCTGGTGATCCACACGGCTGAGGAGGCCGGAGCAACAGCCGGCCCGGATTACAAGTATGGTTGGGGATTGCTGAATGCCGCGCGGGCAGCCCGCATGATCTCCAACAGCAAAGGCACCAACCTGATAGCAGAAAAGTCGCTGGAGCAGGGCCAGACGTATACCTTAAAAGTAATCGCCTCCGGCGCCGGCCCGCTGGTGGTCACCATCTCTTGGACCGACCCGGAAGCCGTGAACGTGCAGGAAGGATCTACTGCGCTGAATAACCGCGCTGTGCGCCTGGTAAACGACCTGGACGTGCGGGTAAGCAAAGGCACAACCACGTACCGGCCCTGGACGCTGAATCCCACCAACCCCGATGCGGCAGCCACTCCCGGCGACAACAAGCTGGACAACGTGGAACAGGTATACCTGGGCAATGCCGTGCCCGGCGAAACTTATACTATAACCGTAACACACAAAGGCACTTTAAGCAAAGGGCCACAGGCCTACGCGCTGCTGATAAGTGGTATTGGCGGTACAGCTGCCTGCGCCAGCGCAGCCACATCCGGCGATGGTACCAGGATAAACAAAGTGACTGTGGGAGGCGAAACGGTAACCATGGCAGCCGGTTCCACCACGTACCAGGACCTGACCAGCCATGCGTTCGGCTTTGAGCCCGGCCAGTCGAAAACGATAGCTGTAGAGCTGGGCACCACCAGCACCGATGCTTCCAAAGTAGTGAAAGTGTTTATTGACTGGAATGGCGATGGTGATTTTGACGATTCCGGCGAACAAGCTGCTGCTTCCGGTGTTCTGACCGGTAATGCTACCTTTACTGCTTCCCTGACGGCACCGGCCAACCTGCCGGAAGGCGATAAAGTACGCATGCGCCTGGTAGCCCAGGAAACAACCGATGCATCGGCCGTAAATGCCTGCGGCAGCTATGCCCGGGGCGAAACGCAGGATTACCTGCTGCACTTCGAGCACCCGCAGAAAGATATCGGCGTGATCAGCGTGACGCCAACAGGGGCCTCGCTGTGCGCCTCGGCCGCCCAAACCGTGGCTGTTACGCTAAAGAACTATGGCACCGGCATTCAGAAGAACATTCCAGTTACGATCAGTGTGCGCAGCAACGGCACTGAGCTAAAACAAATGAGCGGCACCTATACCGGCAGCCTGGCCCCAAACACCCGGGCAGAATTTATCCTGGATGGTAGCTTTATCACCGAACCGGGTGCTACCTATGAGCTGGTGGCCTTATCGGGCTTGCAGGGCGATGCCGTAGAAAACAACAACCGCTCGCTCCGCTCCTTCACGATCGCACAGGCAGCTACCCCGCCGCAGGCAACGGCTTACCGCTGCGGCACAGAATCCAATTATACCCTGACCGGCTCAGGCGATGGCGGCATCTTCTGGTATAACAGTGCCACGGCCACCACGCCTATTGCAGCAGGCAACCAGGTAAAGCTTACGGGCACTGCTGCCAGCAATACTTTATTTGCCAGCCTGAATGACTTTAGCGCCCAGATCGGCCCGGCAACAAAAAGTGTTTTGGGAGATGGGGGGTATAACCAGTTCTCACCTGATGTGCTGATCTCGACCAAAGCACCGATGCAACTGGAAAGTGCCCGGCTCTATATCGGGCACGGCGGCAAGATCACGTTCACAGCCATCAATGCCGATGGCGTACCGGTCTCTTCCAGAACGCTGGCCGTAACGCCTACCCGCACCACACCAGGCGCGGGGGTGCAGCCAAACGACCCTAATGACAAAGGCGAAATTTACTACCTGGGGCTGGTGCTGCCCGAAGCAGGTGATTACAACATTGCCATCGCCTACGAGGATAGCGCCACGATCTTCCGGAACTACCCTGCCAAAAACGGTTACCCCTTTGGCGTTGCCAACATTGTCTCCATTACGGGTAATACCGCCACTACTACCTCCCAAAGCTATTACTATTACTTTTATGACCTGAAGGTGAGCGCCGTAGGCTGTAAAAGCGAACGGGTAGCCGTACCGCTTCAGGTAGGCAAACCGTTAGATATGCCGGTGGTGACACGGGAGGGTGCCATGCTCCGATCAAGCGCTCCGGATGGCAATCAGTGGTTCCTGGAGGGCCGGCCGATAGCTGGTGCAACAGGCCAGCAGTTTACGCCCACCGAAAGCGGTTACTACACCGTGCTGGTGCAGAAGGAAGGCTGCATTTCGGATGTATCCAAAGCGTATTCCTTTATTTACAAGCCCGATGTAAGAGAGCTTGGAACCGAACTGGTTGTATCGCCTAATCCGGGCACCGGCCGCTTCAGAATAGAACTGGAAACCACCAGACCCGAAGATGTGACCTTTGAAGTAGCAGACATGCTGGGCAATCGCATTTATACCGGCAAGATCACGCAGCGCAACGGCCAATTCGAAGGCTTTGTGGATCTGAGCAAAAGAGCCTCCGGCGTATATGTGCTCCGGGTGCAGCACGGCGGCAAAACAGAAAGCAGAAAGTTAGTGGTGCAGCATTAG